The following proteins come from a genomic window of Larimichthys crocea isolate SSNF chromosome XV, L_crocea_2.0, whole genome shotgun sequence:
- the asxl1 gene encoding polycomb group protein ASXL1 isoform X1, with translation MKDKQKRKKERTWAEAARMVLENFSDAPMTPKQILHVIQTKGLKEMRSGTAPLACLVTMLHSQVRGDRVKNSIFFKLPGRMSLFTLKKNALQWTKTTSESETPTEPTGSAATPASSSSAPGSSTVAPVGPTDATGQESCDSTETTAAASGDNDASVDESSSSASCSTEVQAPISQPQTRLSRAAGQQGRTDTQQTQHVQHAQTRLSRSRQSGRQRKKAVMMPRVVLTPLKVNGEHVPSGPMKRSRGGVDVDFETPGSILVNTNIRALINVRTFSAFPTHSQQQLLQLLPEVDRQIGPDGMARLSSSALNNEFFTHASQSWKERLAEGEFTHEMQVRFRQEMEKEKKVEAWKEKFFEEYHGQKSGLTQEESLKLTMSEASEVAASVMDSDVAVVTPGAPKRRSVGRRRRDGRMRRRTRADLRRRARRTLCKATTPVLPSAEAAEASAALDISAVSIGSPMSDNTVVQAEVVLQAECGVELPAESPSMEPKPSPTPEPVTLPAPTPTPTPTPTPTPTPTPTPTPTPSPSPSPASTSANEEPEVRTRLLPEEAAPVLASTSSPSSSSSSSSSASSPASSPSSPSDRQGAFAAGLDSSSSSSASSSAAVAVDPLDDTASVVTSITGGTATSSRESSPSASPATTPVPSSQLKEQKRRPDEAQAFSSFPEKRPRLDDRQSFRTTIDSVRSEKPQPTTEEPKVPPIRIQLSRIKPPWVKGHPTYQICPRIVPPGEGSRRSGTGGARTLADIKARAQQARAQREAAAAVAASSDGAGPAGLRLRTTAGLPDSSNGRRAREHPGPIEPGGGGGGGGGGGSGRRGGGGMEEQESSSGSNSSGTQLQLHNVEPTPQPSPSLSTTSTSMSLEPPQTPSPALEEAADGPEGGEEIQATPASVQSTSNGLTDKAADLPSPEHCTHSARQSQMPESAIVPSKKADQGCEKPSLAPTSIPDSLPRFGAQGVDVIQTLASSCQPKDQVQVKEAGLGGVIQHGSHHVDSQDIFSHSATERQAPRTPSSQHVDRSGREKDDEAGIHSDSTETASDCENEGQEDEQQPDWCPQLSTQRNGQLVICSPPPTNQQPVIQAHVSNRQGQTVIQPCFPNGLPHPQHSRPHSQDQQSLPTVHLRGLRDTNVVVKMEPGDDCRVSRQSSAEEECRGGLKPSVTHPAAAVASKRLASSARPVSSVEANNPLVTQLLQGSLPLEKVLPSHSANRLEISRLPGPQPRPPVARTPGPRVSAQCPSPELNAASQIHKSPTGRLVSCLMEASAVSQYQSQQAPGAVPVITSLPSSLSSFSSLTYRNKSDLSSQTIMESAVIKDSHAPQPSQGATPDRPQPSLRTIPNGPSPPHADPCPTEVVPTIRINWRTPQSHQQQLSPAPIVKNEVGARPSCQAFAKSSPIKPLSVTKKEPGSSVDSYLSGGAMEGLLNMEMTFARMAKKEHGKPYSSGSPSSSSPSPSSSASSLPFQLYGKLPKQAGGLGVSYTANVSVMDNGGFSRSMADGVLQLRPRLASSQTTLSIQAFTDSTAEEVALKCSCRLKAMIMCQGCGAFCHDDCIGPSKLCVSCLVVR, from the exons ATGaaggacaaacaaaagagaaagaaggagcgGACCTGGGCTGAGGCAGCTCGcatg GTTTTGGAGAACTTCTCTGATGCACCCATGACTCCCAAACAAATCCTCCATGTCATCCAGACCAAGGGGCTGAAAGAAATGCgg agtgGCACAGCTCCTTTGGCTTGTCTGGTCACCATGCTGCACTCCCAGGTGAGGGGAGACCGAGTCAAGAACAGCATCTTCTTCAAGCTGCCTGGACGAATGAGCCTATTCACTCTCAAG AAGAATGCCCTCCAGTGGACAAAGACAACATCAGAGTCGGAGACGCCAACAGAGCCGACCGGCAGTGCTGCTACCCCAGCTTCCAGCAGCAGCGCCCCTGGAAGCTCCACCGTGGCCCCGGTTGGTCCCACGGATGCCACTGGGCAGGAAAGCTGCGACTCCACCGAgaccactgctgctgccagtgGAGACAATGATG CCTCTGTGGATGAGAGCTCGTCCAGTGCCTCCTGCTCCACAGAGGTGCAGGCCCCCATCAGCCAGCCTCAGACCCGCCTCAGCAGGGCAGCAGGACAACAGggacgcacagacacacagcagaccCAACATGTTCAACACGCCCAGACCAGACTGAGCCGCTCAAGACAG tcagggagacagaggaagaaagcaGTCATGATGCCTCGTGTTGTCCTCACCCCTCTGAAAGTGAACGGAGAGCATGTCCCCTCAG GACCCATGAAAAGAAGTAGAGGAGGGGTGGATGTAGACTTTGAAACACCAGGCTCCATCCTGGTCAACACCAACATCAGAGCCCTCATCAATGTGCGGACCTTCTCAGCCTTCCCAACacactcacagcagcagctgctgcagctgctgccagAGGTGGACCGACAG ATTGGACCTGATGGCATGGCCAGACTGAGCAGTTCAGCTCTGAACAATGAGTTCTTTACCCATGCCTCCCAGAGCTGGAAAGAGAGGCTAGCTGAGG GTGAGTTTACCCACGAGATGCAAGTGCGTTTTCGGCaggaaatggagaaagagaagaaagttgAGGCGTGGAAGGAAAAGTTTTTCGAAGAGTACCACGGGCAAAA gtctggCCTGACACAAGAGGAGTCCCTAAAGCTTACCATGAGTGAAGCCAGTGAAGTTGCAGCCAGTGTGATGGACAGTGACGTGGCTGTGGTTACACCTGGTGCTCCCAAGAGACGCAGTGTGGGTCGCCGAAGAAGAGACGGAAGAATGAGAAGACGCACTCGGGCTGACCTGCGTCGCAGGGCCCGTCGTACTCTCTGCAAGGCCACTACTCCAGTCCTGCCGTCTGCAGAAGCAGCCGAGGCCAGCGCTGCACTGGACATCTCAGCAGTTTCTATTGGCTCTCCCATGTCTGACAACACAGTTGTTCAAGCTGAGGTGGTGCTGCAGGCTGAGTGTGGTGTGGAGCTCCCAGCTGAGAGTCCCTCCATGGAGCCAAAGCCCTCTCCGACTCCGGAACCAGTCACATTGCCAGCCCCTACTCCTACTCCTACTCCTACACCTACTCCCACTCCCACTCCCACTCCTACTCCTACTCCTACTCCCAGCCCCAGCCCCAGCCCAGCCTCCACCAGCGCCAATGAAGAGCCAGAAGTTAGGACCCGCCTGCTTCCAGAAGAGGCTGCACCTGTACTGgcttccacctcctccccttcctcctcctcctcttcttcttcatctgccTCCTCACCcgcctcctcaccctcctcacctTCTGACAGACAAGGAGCTTTTGCTGCAGGCCTGgactcttcttcatcctcctcagcTTCCTCCAGTGCCGCAGTCGCAGTCGATCCCCTGGATGACACAGCCTCCGTGGTCACCTCTATCACAGGGGGTACCGCCACTAGCAGCCGTGAGAGCAGCCCCTCAGCCAGTCCAGCTACCACCCCTGTACCCAGCTCCCAGCTCAAGGAGCAGAAGAGAAGACCAGATGAGGCTCAGGCCTTCTCCAGCTTCCCCGAAAAGAGGCCGCGGCTTGACGACCGTCAGTCCTTTCGTACCACAATTGACAGTGTCCGTTCGGAGAAGCCGCAGCCGACAACCGAAGAGCCCAAGGTGCCGCCTATCCGG ATTCAACTGTCCAGAATCAAACCTCCCTGGGTCAAAGGGCACCCCACCTACCAGATCTGCCCAAGGATCGTGCCCCCCGGCGAGGGCTCGCGGCGGTCGGGGACGGGGGGCGCGCGCACCTTGGCGGACATCAAAGCCCGCGCCCAGCAAGCCCGGGCCCAGCGCGAggccgctgctgctgttgcagcCTCTAGCGACGGGGCAGGGCCGGCAGGGCTCAGGCTGCGGACTACTGCTGGGCTACCGGATAGCAGCAATGGACGACGAGCGCGAGAGCATCCAGGACCTATCGAgcccggaggaggaggaggaggaggaggaggaggaggaagtggaagaagGGGAGGTGGTGGGATGGAGGAGCAGGAATCGTCTTCAGGCTCTAATTCGTCTGGAACACAACTACAGCTTCACAATGTAGAGCCCACACCCCAGCCTTCCCCTTCACTGTCCACTACCTCAACCTCCATGTCCCTGGAGCCCCCACAGACACCAAGCCCTGCTCTGGAAGAAGCAGCTGATGGGCCAGAGGGTGGAGAGGAAATACAAGCAACACCAGCCAGTGTTCAGAGTACCTCCAATGGGCTCACAGACAAAGCAGCCGACTTGCCCTCTCCAGAGCACTGTACCCACTCAGCCAGGCAAAGCCAGATGCCCGAGTCTGCCATTGTCCCCTCTAAGAAGGCAGACCAGGGTTGTGAAAAACCCTCACTAGCCCCAACCTCCATCCCAGATTCCCTTCCCAGGTTCGGAGCTCAGGGTGTTGACGTTATTCAGACACTGGCCAGCTCCTGTCAGCCCAAAGACCAGGTACAAGTAAAGGAGGCTGGACTGGGTGGCGTTATCCAGCATGGTTCTCACCATGTGGACTCCCAAGACATATTTTCCCATTCAGCTACAGAGAGACAAGCGCCACGCACACCCTCTTCCCAACATGTGGACCGGTctggcagagagaaagatgacGAGGCAGGGATACATAGTGACTCCACGGAAACCGCTTCAGACTGTGAGAACGAAGGCCAGGAGGATGAGCAGCAGCCTGACTGGTGCCCTCAACTGAGCACGCAGAGAAATGGCCAGCTGGTCATCTGCAGCCCTCCTCCGACGAACCAGCAACCAGTCATCCAGGCCCACGTGTCCAACCGCCAAGGTCAGACCGTCATTCAGCCTTGCTTCCCCAATGGCCTGCCTCACCCTCAGCACAGCCGTCCCCATTCCCAAGATCAGCAGTCTCTGCCCACAGTCCACCTACGTGGTCTTAGGGACACCAACGTTGTGGTCAAAATGGAGCCTGGAGATGATTGTAGAGTCTCAAGGCAGAGCTCTGCTGAAGAGGAGTGTCGTGGCGGTTTAAAGCCCTCTGTCACTCACCCAGCTGCTGCAGTGGCCTCCAAGAGACTGGCCAGCTCAGCCCGACCAGTGTCCAGTGTGGAAGCCAACAATCCTTTGGTCACTCAGCTATTACAGGGAAGCTTGCCCCTGGAGAAAGTTCTACCTTCACACTCTGCCAACAGGCTGGAGATCAGTCGATTACCAGGACCCCAACCAAGACCACCAGTGGCAAGGACCCCAGGGCCACGGGTCTCAGCCCAATGTCCTAGCCCAGAACTGAATGCAGCCTCTCAAATCCACAAGTCTCCAACAGGCCGCCTAGTCTCCTGTCTCATGGAGGCCTCAGCAGTATCCCAGTATCAGTCCCAGCAGGCTCCTGGGGCTGTCCCGGTCATCACCTCTCTGCCATCTTCTCTATCCTCCTTCAGTTCTCTTACCTATAGAAATAAGTCAGACCTTAGCTCTCAGACCATTATGGAGTCTGCAGTTATCAAAGACTCTCATGCTCCTCAGCCTTCACAAGGGGCCACTCCAGACAGGCCCCAGCCATCTCTTCGGACCATACCTAATGGCCCTTCTCCTCCCCATGCAGACCCCTGTCCCACAGAGGTGGTGCCTACTATTAGGATCAACTGGAGGACCCCACAAAGTCACCAACAGCAGCTGTCTCCCGCACCCATCGTGAAAAATGAAGTCGGTGCTCGGCCCTCTTGCCAGGCATTTGCCAAATCCTCCCCTATTAAACCCCTGAGTGTTACCAAAAAGGAGCCTGGGAGCTCTGTGGACAGCTACCTGAGTGGAGGGGCGATGGAGGGACTCCTCAACATGGAGATGACTTTTGCCAGGATGGCAAAGAAGGAGCATGGGAAACCCTACTCCTCtggctctccctcctcctcttctccctcaccctcctcgtctgcctcctcccttcccttccaGCTGTACGGGAAGCTCCCCAAGCAAGCTGGAGGTTTAGGCGTAAGCTACACAGCCAATGTGTCAGTGATGGACAACGGCGGTTTCTCCCGGAGCATGGCAGATGGCGTTCTCCAGCTGCGCCCCCGCTTGGCCTCAAGTCAGACCACCCTCAGCATCCAGGCCTTTACTGACAGTACGGCTGAGGAGGTGGCGCTCAAGTGCTCATGCCGCCTCAAAGCCATGATCATGTGCCAGGGCTGCGGTGCCTTCTGCCATGACGATTGCATCGGGCCCTCCAAACTGTGCGTGTCATGTCTGGTGGTCAGATAG
- the asxl1 gene encoding polycomb group protein ASXL1 isoform X2: MLHSQVRGDRVKNSIFFKLPGRMSLFTLKKNALQWTKTTSESETPTEPTGSAATPASSSSAPGSSTVAPVGPTDATGQESCDSTETTAAASGDNDASVDESSSSASCSTEVQAPISQPQTRLSRAAGQQGRTDTQQTQHVQHAQTRLSRSRQSGRQRKKAVMMPRVVLTPLKVNGEHVPSGPMKRSRGGVDVDFETPGSILVNTNIRALINVRTFSAFPTHSQQQLLQLLPEVDRQIGPDGMARLSSSALNNEFFTHASQSWKERLAEGEFTHEMQVRFRQEMEKEKKVEAWKEKFFEEYHGQKSGLTQEESLKLTMSEASEVAASVMDSDVAVVTPGAPKRRSVGRRRRDGRMRRRTRADLRRRARRTLCKATTPVLPSAEAAEASAALDISAVSIGSPMSDNTVVQAEVVLQAECGVELPAESPSMEPKPSPTPEPVTLPAPTPTPTPTPTPTPTPTPTPTPTPSPSPSPASTSANEEPEVRTRLLPEEAAPVLASTSSPSSSSSSSSSASSPASSPSSPSDRQGAFAAGLDSSSSSSASSSAAVAVDPLDDTASVVTSITGGTATSSRESSPSASPATTPVPSSQLKEQKRRPDEAQAFSSFPEKRPRLDDRQSFRTTIDSVRSEKPQPTTEEPKVPPIRIQLSRIKPPWVKGHPTYQICPRIVPPGEGSRRSGTGGARTLADIKARAQQARAQREAAAAVAASSDGAGPAGLRLRTTAGLPDSSNGRRAREHPGPIEPGGGGGGGGGGGSGRRGGGGMEEQESSSGSNSSGTQLQLHNVEPTPQPSPSLSTTSTSMSLEPPQTPSPALEEAADGPEGGEEIQATPASVQSTSNGLTDKAADLPSPEHCTHSARQSQMPESAIVPSKKADQGCEKPSLAPTSIPDSLPRFGAQGVDVIQTLASSCQPKDQVQVKEAGLGGVIQHGSHHVDSQDIFSHSATERQAPRTPSSQHVDRSGREKDDEAGIHSDSTETASDCENEGQEDEQQPDWCPQLSTQRNGQLVICSPPPTNQQPVIQAHVSNRQGQTVIQPCFPNGLPHPQHSRPHSQDQQSLPTVHLRGLRDTNVVVKMEPGDDCRVSRQSSAEEECRGGLKPSVTHPAAAVASKRLASSARPVSSVEANNPLVTQLLQGSLPLEKVLPSHSANRLEISRLPGPQPRPPVARTPGPRVSAQCPSPELNAASQIHKSPTGRLVSCLMEASAVSQYQSQQAPGAVPVITSLPSSLSSFSSLTYRNKSDLSSQTIMESAVIKDSHAPQPSQGATPDRPQPSLRTIPNGPSPPHADPCPTEVVPTIRINWRTPQSHQQQLSPAPIVKNEVGARPSCQAFAKSSPIKPLSVTKKEPGSSVDSYLSGGAMEGLLNMEMTFARMAKKEHGKPYSSGSPSSSSPSPSSSASSLPFQLYGKLPKQAGGLGVSYTANVSVMDNGGFSRSMADGVLQLRPRLASSQTTLSIQAFTDSTAEEVALKCSCRLKAMIMCQGCGAFCHDDCIGPSKLCVSCLVVR, translated from the exons ATGCTGCACTCCCAGGTGAGGGGAGACCGAGTCAAGAACAGCATCTTCTTCAAGCTGCCTGGACGAATGAGCCTATTCACTCTCAAG AAGAATGCCCTCCAGTGGACAAAGACAACATCAGAGTCGGAGACGCCAACAGAGCCGACCGGCAGTGCTGCTACCCCAGCTTCCAGCAGCAGCGCCCCTGGAAGCTCCACCGTGGCCCCGGTTGGTCCCACGGATGCCACTGGGCAGGAAAGCTGCGACTCCACCGAgaccactgctgctgccagtgGAGACAATGATG CCTCTGTGGATGAGAGCTCGTCCAGTGCCTCCTGCTCCACAGAGGTGCAGGCCCCCATCAGCCAGCCTCAGACCCGCCTCAGCAGGGCAGCAGGACAACAGggacgcacagacacacagcagaccCAACATGTTCAACACGCCCAGACCAGACTGAGCCGCTCAAGACAG tcagggagacagaggaagaaagcaGTCATGATGCCTCGTGTTGTCCTCACCCCTCTGAAAGTGAACGGAGAGCATGTCCCCTCAG GACCCATGAAAAGAAGTAGAGGAGGGGTGGATGTAGACTTTGAAACACCAGGCTCCATCCTGGTCAACACCAACATCAGAGCCCTCATCAATGTGCGGACCTTCTCAGCCTTCCCAACacactcacagcagcagctgctgcagctgctgccagAGGTGGACCGACAG ATTGGACCTGATGGCATGGCCAGACTGAGCAGTTCAGCTCTGAACAATGAGTTCTTTACCCATGCCTCCCAGAGCTGGAAAGAGAGGCTAGCTGAGG GTGAGTTTACCCACGAGATGCAAGTGCGTTTTCGGCaggaaatggagaaagagaagaaagttgAGGCGTGGAAGGAAAAGTTTTTCGAAGAGTACCACGGGCAAAA gtctggCCTGACACAAGAGGAGTCCCTAAAGCTTACCATGAGTGAAGCCAGTGAAGTTGCAGCCAGTGTGATGGACAGTGACGTGGCTGTGGTTACACCTGGTGCTCCCAAGAGACGCAGTGTGGGTCGCCGAAGAAGAGACGGAAGAATGAGAAGACGCACTCGGGCTGACCTGCGTCGCAGGGCCCGTCGTACTCTCTGCAAGGCCACTACTCCAGTCCTGCCGTCTGCAGAAGCAGCCGAGGCCAGCGCTGCACTGGACATCTCAGCAGTTTCTATTGGCTCTCCCATGTCTGACAACACAGTTGTTCAAGCTGAGGTGGTGCTGCAGGCTGAGTGTGGTGTGGAGCTCCCAGCTGAGAGTCCCTCCATGGAGCCAAAGCCCTCTCCGACTCCGGAACCAGTCACATTGCCAGCCCCTACTCCTACTCCTACTCCTACACCTACTCCCACTCCCACTCCCACTCCTACTCCTACTCCTACTCCCAGCCCCAGCCCCAGCCCAGCCTCCACCAGCGCCAATGAAGAGCCAGAAGTTAGGACCCGCCTGCTTCCAGAAGAGGCTGCACCTGTACTGgcttccacctcctccccttcctcctcctcctcttcttcttcatctgccTCCTCACCcgcctcctcaccctcctcacctTCTGACAGACAAGGAGCTTTTGCTGCAGGCCTGgactcttcttcatcctcctcagcTTCCTCCAGTGCCGCAGTCGCAGTCGATCCCCTGGATGACACAGCCTCCGTGGTCACCTCTATCACAGGGGGTACCGCCACTAGCAGCCGTGAGAGCAGCCCCTCAGCCAGTCCAGCTACCACCCCTGTACCCAGCTCCCAGCTCAAGGAGCAGAAGAGAAGACCAGATGAGGCTCAGGCCTTCTCCAGCTTCCCCGAAAAGAGGCCGCGGCTTGACGACCGTCAGTCCTTTCGTACCACAATTGACAGTGTCCGTTCGGAGAAGCCGCAGCCGACAACCGAAGAGCCCAAGGTGCCGCCTATCCGG ATTCAACTGTCCAGAATCAAACCTCCCTGGGTCAAAGGGCACCCCACCTACCAGATCTGCCCAAGGATCGTGCCCCCCGGCGAGGGCTCGCGGCGGTCGGGGACGGGGGGCGCGCGCACCTTGGCGGACATCAAAGCCCGCGCCCAGCAAGCCCGGGCCCAGCGCGAggccgctgctgctgttgcagcCTCTAGCGACGGGGCAGGGCCGGCAGGGCTCAGGCTGCGGACTACTGCTGGGCTACCGGATAGCAGCAATGGACGACGAGCGCGAGAGCATCCAGGACCTATCGAgcccggaggaggaggaggaggaggaggaggaggaggaagtggaagaagGGGAGGTGGTGGGATGGAGGAGCAGGAATCGTCTTCAGGCTCTAATTCGTCTGGAACACAACTACAGCTTCACAATGTAGAGCCCACACCCCAGCCTTCCCCTTCACTGTCCACTACCTCAACCTCCATGTCCCTGGAGCCCCCACAGACACCAAGCCCTGCTCTGGAAGAAGCAGCTGATGGGCCAGAGGGTGGAGAGGAAATACAAGCAACACCAGCCAGTGTTCAGAGTACCTCCAATGGGCTCACAGACAAAGCAGCCGACTTGCCCTCTCCAGAGCACTGTACCCACTCAGCCAGGCAAAGCCAGATGCCCGAGTCTGCCATTGTCCCCTCTAAGAAGGCAGACCAGGGTTGTGAAAAACCCTCACTAGCCCCAACCTCCATCCCAGATTCCCTTCCCAGGTTCGGAGCTCAGGGTGTTGACGTTATTCAGACACTGGCCAGCTCCTGTCAGCCCAAAGACCAGGTACAAGTAAAGGAGGCTGGACTGGGTGGCGTTATCCAGCATGGTTCTCACCATGTGGACTCCCAAGACATATTTTCCCATTCAGCTACAGAGAGACAAGCGCCACGCACACCCTCTTCCCAACATGTGGACCGGTctggcagagagaaagatgacGAGGCAGGGATACATAGTGACTCCACGGAAACCGCTTCAGACTGTGAGAACGAAGGCCAGGAGGATGAGCAGCAGCCTGACTGGTGCCCTCAACTGAGCACGCAGAGAAATGGCCAGCTGGTCATCTGCAGCCCTCCTCCGACGAACCAGCAACCAGTCATCCAGGCCCACGTGTCCAACCGCCAAGGTCAGACCGTCATTCAGCCTTGCTTCCCCAATGGCCTGCCTCACCCTCAGCACAGCCGTCCCCATTCCCAAGATCAGCAGTCTCTGCCCACAGTCCACCTACGTGGTCTTAGGGACACCAACGTTGTGGTCAAAATGGAGCCTGGAGATGATTGTAGAGTCTCAAGGCAGAGCTCTGCTGAAGAGGAGTGTCGTGGCGGTTTAAAGCCCTCTGTCACTCACCCAGCTGCTGCAGTGGCCTCCAAGAGACTGGCCAGCTCAGCCCGACCAGTGTCCAGTGTGGAAGCCAACAATCCTTTGGTCACTCAGCTATTACAGGGAAGCTTGCCCCTGGAGAAAGTTCTACCTTCACACTCTGCCAACAGGCTGGAGATCAGTCGATTACCAGGACCCCAACCAAGACCACCAGTGGCAAGGACCCCAGGGCCACGGGTCTCAGCCCAATGTCCTAGCCCAGAACTGAATGCAGCCTCTCAAATCCACAAGTCTCCAACAGGCCGCCTAGTCTCCTGTCTCATGGAGGCCTCAGCAGTATCCCAGTATCAGTCCCAGCAGGCTCCTGGGGCTGTCCCGGTCATCACCTCTCTGCCATCTTCTCTATCCTCCTTCAGTTCTCTTACCTATAGAAATAAGTCAGACCTTAGCTCTCAGACCATTATGGAGTCTGCAGTTATCAAAGACTCTCATGCTCCTCAGCCTTCACAAGGGGCCACTCCAGACAGGCCCCAGCCATCTCTTCGGACCATACCTAATGGCCCTTCTCCTCCCCATGCAGACCCCTGTCCCACAGAGGTGGTGCCTACTATTAGGATCAACTGGAGGACCCCACAAAGTCACCAACAGCAGCTGTCTCCCGCACCCATCGTGAAAAATGAAGTCGGTGCTCGGCCCTCTTGCCAGGCATTTGCCAAATCCTCCCCTATTAAACCCCTGAGTGTTACCAAAAAGGAGCCTGGGAGCTCTGTGGACAGCTACCTGAGTGGAGGGGCGATGGAGGGACTCCTCAACATGGAGATGACTTTTGCCAGGATGGCAAAGAAGGAGCATGGGAAACCCTACTCCTCtggctctccctcctcctcttctccctcaccctcctcgtctgcctcctcccttcccttccaGCTGTACGGGAAGCTCCCCAAGCAAGCTGGAGGTTTAGGCGTAAGCTACACAGCCAATGTGTCAGTGATGGACAACGGCGGTTTCTCCCGGAGCATGGCAGATGGCGTTCTCCAGCTGCGCCCCCGCTTGGCCTCAAGTCAGACCACCCTCAGCATCCAGGCCTTTACTGACAGTACGGCTGAGGAGGTGGCGCTCAAGTGCTCATGCCGCCTCAAAGCCATGATCATGTGCCAGGGCTGCGGTGCCTTCTGCCATGACGATTGCATCGGGCCCTCCAAACTGTGCGTGTCATGTCTGGTGGTCAGATAG